Proteins from one Terriglobus tenax genomic window:
- a CDS encoding helix-turn-helix domain-containing protein encodes MNIGATIRGFRLQKGMSQGDIEKRTGLLRCYLSRVENGHTVPSLETLQKIASALDLPLSQFFAEDSMSREMSTLNLSEEEIRFLTQIQRYSANLSDSDRKLLLAMVRKFAQTALS; translated from the coding sequence ATGAACATTGGAGCTACCATCCGAGGTTTCCGTCTCCAGAAGGGCATGTCCCAGGGCGATATTGAAAAGCGCACGGGTCTGCTGCGCTGCTATCTGTCGCGCGTGGAGAATGGCCATACCGTCCCGTCCCTGGAAACCCTGCAGAAAATCGCCTCCGCGCTCGACCTGCCCCTGAGCCAGTTCTTCGCCGAAGACAGCATGAGCCGCGAGATGAGCACCCTGAACCTGTCCGAGGAAGAGATCCGCTTCCTCACCCAGATCCAGCGCTACTCCGCCAACCTCTCCGACTCCGACCGCAAGCTGCTGCTCGCCATGGTCCGCAAATTTGCCCAGACCGCTCTCAGCTAG
- a CDS encoding undecaprenyl-diphosphate phosphatase yields the protein MNDYLLSVILGIIEGLTEFLPVSSTAHLRIAEAMLHLSLNDPYWKMYSIVIQLGAILALLLLFRHRITGYLKTFPKGKHGDKTVLTHPVSLTLIAFVCTAIPAKILDKVIGKNLEDLQVIALALVIGGVVMWVVDRWASQRDAKTTHVETMTLGQSIWVGLCQVLAAVVPGTSRSMSTIAAGQLAGLNRETALEFSFLISIPTMIAATGYSLLKALHPKVEAGAEAIAPLVMTSHGWVVLAIGFVVSFIVAYGVVAWFLAWVRNRGFTPFAIYRIVVGLALLVWLKMAA from the coding sequence TTGAACGATTACCTGTTGAGCGTCATCCTGGGCATTATCGAAGGATTGACGGAGTTTTTGCCGGTGAGCTCCACCGCGCACCTGCGTATCGCCGAGGCGATGCTGCACCTTTCGCTGAATGACCCGTACTGGAAGATGTACTCGATCGTCATCCAGCTGGGCGCGATCCTTGCACTGCTGCTGCTGTTCCGCCACCGGATTACCGGCTACCTGAAGACCTTCCCGAAGGGCAAGCATGGTGACAAGACGGTGCTGACGCATCCGGTGTCTCTGACGCTGATCGCGTTTGTGTGCACCGCTATTCCGGCCAAGATTCTGGACAAGGTGATTGGGAAGAACCTGGAAGACCTGCAGGTGATTGCGCTGGCGCTGGTGATTGGCGGCGTGGTGATGTGGGTGGTGGACCGCTGGGCATCGCAGCGGGATGCGAAGACGACGCATGTGGAGACTATGACGCTGGGCCAGTCGATCTGGGTGGGCCTGTGCCAGGTGCTGGCGGCTGTGGTGCCCGGTACCTCGCGCTCCATGTCAACGATTGCCGCCGGACAGCTTGCTGGCCTGAATCGTGAGACCGCGCTGGAGTTCAGCTTCCTGATCTCGATTCCGACGATGATTGCAGCCACCGGCTACTCGCTGCTGAAGGCGCTGCATCCCAAGGTCGAGGCTGGAGCGGAGGCGATTGCTCCGCTGGTGATGACCTCACACGGATGGGTTGTGCTGGCCATCGGCTTTGTCGTTTCGTTTATCGTGGCGTACGGCGTGGTCGCGTGGTTCCTGGCCTGGGTGCGGAACCGCGGGTTTACGCCGTTTGCGATTTACCGCATCGTGGTGGGTCTGGCGCTGCTGGTTTGGTTGAAGATGGCTGCGTAG
- a CDS encoding response regulator: protein MRPKKTILCVDDNEQTLSVRKFLLETRGYRVMDVQTPHQALELLSNALPGAFDLLLTDLTMPGMDGNTLVRRAKEMHPMLPALMVSGTVTSSERNEAADAFLPKGANSASELLDRVRVLVARKRGPKKHVVPMVTPAQRMAMATASALQATA, encoded by the coding sequence ATGCGCCCCAAGAAAACTATCCTTTGCGTGGACGACAACGAACAGACCCTTTCCGTACGTAAATTTCTGCTGGAGACACGCGGCTATCGCGTGATGGATGTGCAGACGCCGCACCAGGCCCTGGAGCTTCTCTCCAACGCCCTGCCGGGCGCGTTCGACCTCCTGCTGACCGACCTGACGATGCCGGGTATGGACGGCAACACGCTGGTGCGCCGCGCCAAGGAGATGCATCCGATGCTGCCGGCGCTGATGGTGTCGGGTACGGTGACCAGCTCCGAGCGCAATGAGGCAGCGGATGCTTTTCTGCCGAAGGGCGCGAACTCGGCCAGCGAACTGCTGGACCGCGTGCGCGTGCTGGTGGCCCGCAAGCGCGGGCCGAAGAAGCACGTGGTGCCGATGGTGACTCCGGCGCAGCGTATGGCGATGGCTACGGCTTCGGCATTGCAGGCTACGGCGTAA
- a CDS encoding threonine ammonia-lyase, producing the protein MVMELVGLAEIEAAQKRIAGTAVKTGLYRLEGETASKLPYEVWIKAESEQPIGSFKLRGAFNKVASLEKDALSRGVITYSSGNHAQGVAYAGRALGSKAVIVMPNNAPEVKKVATRELGAEIIEVGPASKDRKVKAEELEAAHRYSMIPPYDDPYIVAGQATCGVEIVDQLPDVDVVLSPVSGGGLLSGVSTGVKLKKPTAKVFGVEPEEAGDATESFHKKELVEWPAEKTTRTIADGLRTQSLGELNFAQILKYTDDIFTVSEEEIFAAMKVYLHETKLVPEPSGAVTLAGALFHADKLPAGTKKVVVVLSGGNIDPVLKDSLLG; encoded by the coding sequence ATGGTGATGGAACTGGTGGGGCTTGCGGAGATTGAGGCGGCGCAGAAGCGCATTGCCGGGACGGCAGTGAAGACCGGGCTTTACAGGCTGGAAGGCGAGACGGCGTCGAAGCTGCCGTACGAGGTCTGGATCAAGGCGGAGAGTGAGCAGCCGATTGGCAGCTTCAAGCTGCGTGGGGCCTTCAACAAGGTGGCTTCGCTGGAGAAGGATGCCCTGAGCCGTGGTGTCATCACCTATTCGAGCGGCAATCATGCGCAGGGCGTGGCGTATGCCGGGCGTGCGCTGGGATCGAAGGCCGTGATTGTGATGCCGAATAATGCGCCGGAGGTGAAGAAGGTGGCGACGCGGGAGCTGGGTGCGGAGATTATCGAAGTAGGCCCGGCCAGCAAGGACCGCAAGGTGAAGGCCGAGGAGCTGGAGGCCGCGCATAGGTACTCGATGATTCCGCCGTATGACGACCCGTACATTGTTGCGGGGCAGGCGACGTGTGGTGTGGAGATTGTGGACCAGTTGCCGGATGTGGATGTGGTGCTGAGCCCGGTGAGTGGTGGCGGGCTGCTGAGCGGCGTGTCGACTGGTGTGAAGCTGAAGAAACCCACTGCGAAGGTGTTTGGTGTGGAGCCGGAGGAGGCGGGCGATGCGACCGAGAGCTTCCATAAGAAGGAACTGGTGGAGTGGCCGGCGGAGAAGACAACACGCACCATTGCTGACGGTCTGCGGACGCAGAGCCTGGGCGAGTTGAACTTTGCGCAGATTCTGAAGTACACGGACGACATCTTCACGGTGAGCGAAGAGGAGATCTTCGCGGCGATGAAGGTATACCTGCATGAGACCAAGCTGGTACCGGAGCCGAGCGGAGCGGTGACGCTGGCGGGTGCTCTGTTCCATGCGGACAAGCTGCCTGCGGGGACGAAGAAGGTGGTCGTGGTGTTGAGTGGCGGGAATATTGACCCAGTTTTGAAGGATAGTTTGCTGGGGTAG
- a CDS encoding alpha/beta hydrolase, translating into MVLLLVAVVVIAWPWVRVHLQAVAVLKTLSHEPLPWPVRAATVAVSTREVSIPTNEGVLRGRLYEPVGVKHARGMVIVHGVHHLGMNEPRLETFARAMAGCGIEVLTPELPAIADYRIGPESVDAIGESASWFAVRLTQEQKHRQSVSVLGLSFSGGLALLAAEQPEYASYMRMVFAIGSQANMQRVARYYRTGKAVRPDGTVETLAAHEYGPLVMEYEHVEEFVPAADRVALGAVLKQHLYEDLPAERKAMLGLTPAQRMAVVQLLKADDTRTVALLEANETKHVKEMEAVSPDRNLKAVDTPVYLLHGEADNVIPASETLWLAKGLQPEVMKAALVSPLISHVEMGKSPGMGDEWRLVDFMGKVLREAER; encoded by the coding sequence TTGGTGCTGCTTCTGGTTGCTGTAGTGGTGATTGCGTGGCCCTGGGTGCGGGTGCATCTGCAGGCGGTGGCGGTACTGAAGACGCTGAGCCATGAGCCGTTGCCATGGCCGGTGCGCGCGGCGACGGTGGCTGTGAGCACGCGCGAGGTTTCGATTCCGACAAACGAGGGTGTATTGCGCGGGCGGTTGTATGAGCCTGTCGGGGTAAAGCATGCCCGGGGCATGGTGATTGTGCATGGTGTGCATCACCTGGGAATGAATGAGCCCCGTCTGGAGACGTTTGCGCGGGCGATGGCCGGTTGCGGGATTGAGGTGCTGACGCCGGAGCTGCCGGCGATTGCGGACTATCGCATTGGGCCGGAGAGTGTGGATGCCATTGGCGAGAGCGCTAGCTGGTTCGCGGTGCGGCTAACTCAAGAGCAGAAACATCGGCAGTCTGTGAGTGTTCTCGGATTGAGCTTCTCTGGTGGGCTGGCGCTGCTGGCGGCGGAGCAGCCGGAGTATGCCTCGTATATGCGGATGGTCTTCGCGATTGGGTCGCAGGCGAATATGCAGCGTGTGGCGCGGTACTACCGGACAGGAAAGGCGGTGCGTCCGGATGGAACGGTGGAGACGCTGGCCGCGCATGAGTATGGGCCACTGGTGATGGAGTATGAGCATGTGGAGGAGTTTGTCCCGGCGGCGGATCGTGTGGCGCTGGGTGCGGTGCTGAAGCAGCACCTGTATGAAGATCTGCCCGCGGAGAGGAAGGCGATGCTGGGGCTGACTCCCGCACAGCGGATGGCGGTGGTGCAACTGTTGAAAGCCGATGACACGCGGACGGTGGCGTTGCTGGAGGCCAATGAGACGAAGCATGTGAAGGAGATGGAGGCGGTGTCTCCGGACCGGAATCTGAAGGCGGTGGATACGCCGGTGTACCTGCTGCACGGCGAGGCGGACAACGTGATTCCGGCGTCGGAGACGTTGTGGCTGGCGAAGGGTTTGCAGCCGGAGGTGATGAAGGCGGCGCTGGTGAGTCCGTTGATCTCGCATGTGGAGATGGGGAAGTCTCCTGGGATGGGGGATGAGTGGAGGCTGGTGGATTTTATGGGGAAGGTGTTGCGGGAGGCGGAGAGATAA
- a CDS encoding tetratricopeptide repeat protein → MKRFVVAVLVCASVVGMAQKKKKPKLPPQYQNAASATVLHPANVYVASDEGSQRLSLVTPGHEVTIMDRSPGWVRVFANTDEPEENDSDAPEIQDDQQSTPVSGWIKDKGVIGPSTPNGDKLLFGAAVIAESQAAEPHAPKDAGASAHFLYKRLFEYYPKSPLAPEAAWRSADIRWQLQKADYASLPSAREMDPNLRPRMYEDELKKVIKYFPDTKYAALAAYELIDAKLCGDWQGLPKCPEKETEYFEKYSREYPDGPKTAEALWQAVYRQGVASSMYRAEDDKKKSDNAAVHANALNDQLQARFGQTDWAARGAALVYRLQQGIPVYGNDRD, encoded by the coding sequence ATGAAGCGTTTTGTGGTGGCAGTGCTGGTGTGTGCGTCGGTTGTGGGTATGGCGCAGAAGAAGAAAAAGCCGAAGCTGCCGCCGCAGTATCAGAACGCGGCCAGTGCGACGGTGCTGCATCCGGCCAATGTGTATGTTGCGTCCGATGAAGGGTCGCAGCGGTTGAGCCTGGTGACGCCGGGGCACGAGGTCACCATCATGGACCGTTCGCCTGGCTGGGTGCGTGTGTTTGCCAATACCGATGAGCCGGAGGAGAACGACTCGGACGCACCGGAAATCCAGGATGATCAGCAGTCGACGCCGGTGAGCGGATGGATCAAGGACAAGGGCGTGATTGGCCCCAGCACTCCGAACGGCGACAAGCTGCTGTTTGGTGCGGCGGTGATCGCTGAATCCCAGGCCGCGGAGCCGCATGCTCCCAAGGACGCCGGTGCCTCGGCACACTTTTTGTACAAGCGGTTGTTTGAGTACTACCCGAAGTCTCCACTGGCGCCTGAGGCAGCGTGGCGGTCGGCGGATATCCGTTGGCAGCTGCAGAAGGCGGATTATGCGTCGCTGCCCTCGGCCAGGGAGATGGACCCGAATCTTCGTCCTCGCATGTACGAGGATGAGCTGAAGAAGGTCATCAAGTACTTTCCGGATACGAAGTACGCGGCACTAGCTGCCTATGAGCTGATCGATGCGAAGTTGTGCGGCGACTGGCAGGGGCTGCCGAAGTGCCCGGAGAAAGAGACCGAGTACTTCGAGAAATACTCCAGGGAGTATCCGGACGGTCCCAAGACTGCCGAGGCGCTATGGCAGGCGGTCTATCGCCAGGGAGTGGCCAGCAGCATGTACCGTGCGGAAGACGATAAGAAGAAGTCCGACAACGCCGCGGTGCATGCCAATGCGCTGAATGACCAGTTGCAGGCCCGTTTTGGGCAGACGGACTGGGCCGCGCGTGGAGCGGCGCTGGTCTACCGGTTGCAACAAGGGATTCCCGTCTACGGAAACGACCGCGATTAA
- a CDS encoding vitamin K epoxide reductase family protein codes for MAFLRYLIALLAVGGMVVSGLALRVHLQDPNAAPPCAVTEKWDCGAVNHSRFAVFPAASFGENPNQGKRVPVAVLGLGGYLLIAVLALAKLDFFAFEAAQVGLFFAGILSYLEAFVLEKWCIYCVWSQGIIATITVVAAINYLIVRNQRKLIY; via the coding sequence ATGGCTTTTCTGCGTTATCTCATTGCTCTGCTGGCCGTCGGCGGTATGGTTGTCTCCGGACTCGCGCTTCGCGTTCACCTGCAGGATCCCAACGCCGCTCCGCCGTGCGCCGTTACAGAAAAGTGGGACTGCGGAGCCGTGAATCACTCCCGCTTCGCCGTCTTTCCAGCCGCCAGCTTCGGCGAGAACCCCAACCAGGGAAAACGTGTGCCAGTTGCTGTCCTCGGCCTCGGCGGCTACCTGCTCATCGCCGTCCTCGCCCTGGCCAAGCTCGACTTCTTCGCCTTTGAAGCTGCCCAGGTCGGCCTCTTCTTCGCCGGAATCCTCAGCTACCTGGAAGCCTTCGTCCTCGAAAAATGGTGCATCTACTGTGTCTGGTCACAGGGCATCATCGCCACCATCACCGTGGTAGCCGCCATCAACTACCTGATCGTCCGCAACCAGCGAAAACTCATCTACTAA
- a CDS encoding PhzF family phenazine biosynthesis protein: MSERTGSVRELAWEQVDVFAEAPLEGNQLAIFTDGRGLTTEQMQMLARETNLSETTFVIPRDEATERERGVQVRIFTTQEELKFAGHPTLGTASWLYWNHTFLRGQETITLDLPVGQIPVRFTQPVAGERGVFGEMRQRDPEFGRVYAREAVAEALGLTVEDLHAELEPQTASTGMPFCIVPLESVEAVGRLALNLRVAQPFLAASDAKFFYVVAPVQKGGGNVENGGADWHARMQFYNGEDPATGSAAGCCISYLVRHGAVEPGKNIFVEQGVEMLRPSRLRLRGEIRDGKVCEIHVAGRTIPVAKGRFFLPI, translated from the coding sequence ATGAGCGAAAGAACGGGCAGTGTGCGGGAGTTGGCGTGGGAGCAGGTAGATGTCTTTGCCGAGGCTCCGTTGGAGGGCAACCAACTGGCGATCTTTACGGATGGCCGCGGCCTGACGACAGAACAGATGCAGATGCTGGCGCGGGAGACCAACCTGTCGGAGACGACCTTCGTGATTCCGAGGGACGAGGCGACGGAGCGTGAGCGCGGCGTGCAGGTACGCATCTTCACCACGCAGGAGGAGCTGAAGTTTGCCGGGCACCCGACGCTGGGTACGGCGAGCTGGCTCTACTGGAACCACACCTTCTTGCGCGGGCAGGAGACGATCACGCTGGACCTGCCGGTGGGACAGATTCCGGTGCGGTTTACGCAGCCTGTCGCGGGCGAGAGGGGCGTCTTTGGCGAGATGCGGCAGAGAGACCCGGAGTTTGGCCGCGTGTATGCCCGCGAGGCAGTGGCGGAGGCCCTTGGGCTTACGGTGGAGGATCTGCATGCGGAGCTGGAGCCGCAGACGGCCAGCACGGGGATGCCGTTCTGCATCGTTCCACTCGAGTCAGTGGAAGCGGTTGGGCGGCTGGCTCTGAATCTGCGGGTGGCGCAGCCGTTTCTGGCGGCGAGCGATGCCAAGTTCTTCTACGTGGTGGCGCCTGTGCAAAAGGGCGGCGGAAACGTGGAAAACGGGGGCGCGGACTGGCATGCGCGGATGCAGTTCTATAACGGCGAAGACCCGGCGACGGGTTCGGCGGCGGGCTGCTGCATCAGCTACCTGGTCCGTCACGGGGCGGTCGAGCCGGGCAAAAACATCTTCGTGGAGCAGGGGGTGGAGATGCTGCGGCCGAGCCGTTTGCGGCTTCGCGGAGAAATACGCGACGGAAAGGTTTGTGAAATTCATGTTGCGGGCCGCACCATTCCCGTTGCAAAGGGACGGTTTTTCCTGCCTATTTAG
- a CDS encoding GNAT family N-acetyltransferase: MPTVEIRPAHFPDDAEAVRTLFRAYAAFLRSNPGGGASICITGFEQELAGLPGQYAAPAGCVLLAIRDGQPIGCVGLRPITPKAPGNLDEPTRAVEMKRLWAESTARGLGLGRHLVEKAVEWAREQGYTGIYLDTVAPAMPEAYGLYQRLGFQEIPRYNNNDTGGLTFMRKDLSPQ; the protein is encoded by the coding sequence ATGCCGACGGTCGAAATCCGCCCCGCCCACTTCCCGGACGATGCCGAAGCCGTACGCACCCTCTTCCGCGCCTACGCCGCCTTCCTGCGCTCCAACCCCGGCGGCGGGGCCAGCATCTGCATCACCGGCTTTGAGCAGGAGCTAGCCGGCCTCCCGGGCCAGTACGCCGCCCCCGCCGGCTGCGTCCTTCTGGCCATCCGCGACGGCCAGCCCATCGGCTGCGTCGGTCTGCGCCCCATCACTCCCAAAGCCCCCGGAAACCTGGACGAACCCACGCGCGCCGTCGAAATGAAACGGCTTTGGGCCGAGTCCACCGCCCGCGGCCTTGGCCTGGGTCGCCACCTCGTCGAAAAAGCAGTGGAATGGGCCAGGGAGCAGGGCTATACCGGCATTTACCTGGACACCGTCGCCCCCGCTATGCCAGAAGCCTATGGCCTCTACCAGCGGTTGGGGTTCCAGGAGATTCCGCGCTATAACAACAACGACACCGGGGGTTTGACCTTCATGCGCAAAGACTTGTCTCCCCAGTAG
- a CDS encoding MFS transporter, with protein MIAESPKMPEDGFGPLRNPLFRDRWLASTVSNLGTWMQDTAGTWLMTVLSAGSPLLIALMQTAASLPVLLLGILAGATADVFERRRLLIFWQTWMLVVVGLLTILTFAGVVGPYQLLGLTFLMNIGAAMNNPAWQAIVPELVPREQIPDAVSLNSASNNLARALGPALGGLMVAAFVKVTTGAGWVFALNSVSFAAVIWVLWKWKRKPLFKSALPAERMAGSIRSGLRYLRFAPELQASLVRAFLFTFFVSAVWALLAAIAARELKQGAMGYGLLNGAMGAGAVVGAVTLPRIRSRFAADSILRVTSVVFVAILVVLAWVPISWVAIAVLLVGGFCWTSTMSTLNTSVQLVSPPWVQARSLGAYLTVFQGGLALGSATWGYVAEHSSVRVAMTASAIGLAATLPFALKFHILQGKLPDLGPYVWRRPQRELVMEPELEDGPVRIVLEYFIAPENYAEFTRLIHRMEGVRLRSGAIRWGVFRDAANLERFEETFVMESWLDHLRARERMTAADSIIRDRLWELHKGEGPPRVEHQVYVKEVTS; from the coding sequence ATGATCGCGGAGAGCCCGAAGATGCCGGAGGATGGCTTTGGGCCGCTGAGGAATCCGCTGTTTCGCGACCGGTGGCTGGCCTCGACCGTCAGCAACCTGGGCACGTGGATGCAGGACACGGCGGGCACGTGGCTGATGACCGTGCTCTCGGCGGGGTCGCCGCTGCTGATTGCCTTGATGCAGACGGCGGCCAGCCTGCCGGTACTGTTGCTGGGCATTCTGGCCGGGGCGACGGCGGATGTTTTTGAGCGTCGCAGGCTGCTGATCTTCTGGCAGACGTGGATGCTGGTCGTCGTCGGTCTGCTGACGATTCTGACCTTTGCGGGGGTGGTGGGGCCGTACCAGTTGCTTGGGCTTACCTTCCTGATGAATATCGGCGCGGCGATGAACAATCCGGCGTGGCAGGCGATTGTGCCGGAGCTGGTGCCGCGTGAGCAGATTCCTGACGCGGTCAGCCTGAACTCGGCCAGCAACAACCTGGCGCGCGCCCTGGGGCCGGCTCTGGGCGGACTGATGGTAGCCGCGTTTGTGAAGGTGACGACCGGCGCGGGGTGGGTGTTTGCGCTAAACTCGGTCTCGTTTGCGGCGGTGATCTGGGTGCTGTGGAAGTGGAAGCGAAAGCCGCTGTTCAAGAGCGCGCTTCCGGCCGAGCGCATGGCGGGGTCCATCCGCAGCGGTCTGCGGTACCTGCGCTTTGCTCCGGAGCTGCAGGCGAGTTTGGTGCGTGCGTTCCTGTTCACCTTTTTTGTGAGCGCGGTGTGGGCGCTGCTGGCAGCCATTGCCGCGCGGGAGCTGAAGCAGGGAGCCATGGGCTACGGCCTGCTGAACGGAGCAATGGGAGCAGGAGCGGTCGTGGGTGCGGTAACGCTGCCGCGCATCCGGTCGCGGTTTGCGGCGGACAGCATTCTGCGGGTGACCTCGGTGGTCTTTGTGGCCATCCTGGTGGTGCTGGCGTGGGTGCCGATCTCCTGGGTAGCGATCGCGGTACTGCTGGTGGGTGGCTTCTGCTGGACCAGCACGATGAGCACGCTGAATACCAGCGTGCAACTGGTGTCTCCGCCTTGGGTGCAGGCGCGCTCCCTGGGAGCCTACCTGACGGTTTTCCAGGGCGGTCTGGCGCTGGGCAGCGCGACATGGGGGTATGTGGCCGAGCACAGCTCGGTGCGCGTGGCGATGACAGCCAGTGCGATCGGGCTGGCGGCGACGCTGCCGTTCGCGCTGAAGTTCCATATCCTGCAGGGCAAGCTACCGGACCTGGGGCCGTATGTGTGGCGCAGGCCGCAGCGTGAACTGGTGATGGAGCCGGAGCTGGAGGATGGGCCGGTGCGCATTGTGCTGGAGTACTTTATCGCCCCGGAGAACTATGCTGAGTTCACGCGCCTGATTCACAGGATGGAAGGTGTGCGGCTGCGGTCGGGCGCGATTCGGTGGGGTGTGTTTCGCGATGCCGCCAACCTGGAACGGTTTGAAGAGACCTTTGTGATGGAGAGCTGGCTGGACCATCTGCGTGCGCGGGAGAGGATGACTGCGGCGGACTCGATAATCCGCGACCGGCTGTGGGAGCTGCACAAGGGAGAAGGACCGCCCCGGGTAGAGCACCAGGTGTATGTCAAAGAGGTTACTTCGTGA